The sequence GATCATGCCGTGCCAGTGGATCGTCGTATGCTCCGGCAGCTTGTTGGTGACGAAGATGCGCACCCGGTCGCCTTCGACTGCCTCGATCGTCGGGCCCGGCGACTGGCCGTTATAGCCCCAGAGATAGGCGGTCATGCCTTCGGCCATCTCGCGCTCGACCGGCTCGGCGACGAGGTGGAACTCCTTGACGCCGTTGTTCATCCGGTAGGGCAGAGTCCAGCCGTTGAGCGTGACGACTGGATTGTAGTCGGGTCCGGACGTCGGCCTGACCGGGGTTTGCGTCTCCGCCGTCTCCATCACGGCTGCCTCGGGCAGGCCCATATTGGAGGTCTTCGCCCACGCGGCGGTCGACACCAGTGCGGCGCTCGCGCCGAGTAACTGTCTTCTGTTGAACATTGCCTGTTCCTTTCCTCAGTGACCGCCACCGCGGTTTTCGGCGGCCGCCGCGACCTCCGTTTCGCCGGTAGCCGCTCCCGCGCCGCCGCCATAGATCGCAGGCGCCAGGTCCGCCTCGGCGAGCCAGAAGTCGCGCTTGGCGTTGACGGCAAGCAGGATCGAATTGATCTTCTCGCGACTATCGGCGAGCAGTTCGAAGGTGTTGGTGATCATCGCATTGTAGGTGAGGAGGGACTCCTCCTCGATCTTGGTGCGCAGCGGCACGACGCTGTCTCTGTAGTGTCGGGCGATGTCGTAGTTTGCGCGATAGGCCTGGTAGGCGGAGCGCGCTTCGGAGCGGACGTTGACGGCCTTTTCCGCAAGAAGGTTCGCCGCCCGCATATAGGCGAGTTCCGCCTTGCGCATGCGGGCCTTGCCGCTGTCGAAGATCGGAATGACGAATTCGAGTTCGGCCTGGCCGGTTGTCTCGGTTTCGACCTCGCCATCCTCTTTCTCCCGCTCCGTCTCGAAACCAGACAGGAGTTCGAGGTCGGTGACGTAGCGGGTCGTTTCCGTCAGCTTGTAGGATCTGGCCGTCGCTTCGAGGTCGAGCTTCGCCATCTGCAGGTCGACGCGGCGTTGCAATGCTTCCGCCTCGATCAGATCACGCTTCATCAAGCCCTTCGGCAAGGACGGTAGCCGGTTCGGCACCTGATAGTCGATGTCCGAGCCCCAGAGCCCCATCAGCCGCGTCAGTTCTTCCTTGGCAAGCCGGGCCGCCAGCCGCGCTTTCGCCGTCTGACCCGCGAGCTCGGCGTAGAAGACGTGCTCGCGAGCCTGAGCCCCCTTGGTCATCGCTCCGGTTTCGCCGAGCTTCTCAGCCAATTCGGACGCGGCATCGGCCGCCGCCTGCGCCTCGTTGATCTGGGCGACCGTTTCCCAAGCCGCCACGGCATTGATCCAGGCGCGGCGCGTGTCTGCGGCAAGCTGCAGGGTGCGAAGCGCCGCATCCAACTGTGCCTTGCGGAACTCGGTGTCGGCGATGGCGATGTTCCGTTCGCGCGTCGCCAGCGCCAGGATGTTGGAGGCGATAATGCCTTCGACGGTTTTGAAGGCTTCAAGCCCCGGCGTGCCGATGCCGGTTAGGCCGACGGAGACGGTCGGATTAATGAGCATCGTCGACTGCCAGGCGTCGGCGGCCGAATCTCCGAGGTCGGCATAGGCCGCCTGCAGGCCTTTGTTGTTCAG is a genomic window of Sinorhizobium numidicum containing:
- a CDS encoding TolC family protein, producing MMGARIRLVAMLALPIALGGCVSASEYAATDAGFSLVKGKTAESTGKQTCWVQNQEQARVASDRVKTLMAKKSIDVETAVQVALLNNKGLQAAYADLGDSAADAWQSTMLINPTVSVGLTGIGTPGLEAFKTVEGIIASNILALATRERNIAIADTEFRKAQLDAALRTLQLAADTRRAWINAVAAWETVAQINEAQAAADAASELAEKLGETGAMTKGAQAREHVFYAELAGQTAKARLAARLAKEELTRLMGLWGSDIDYQVPNRLPSLPKGLMKRDLIEAEALQRRVDLQMAKLDLEATARSYKLTETTRYVTDLELLSGFETEREKEDGEVETETTGQAELEFVIPIFDSGKARMRKAELAYMRAANLLAEKAVNVRSEARSAYQAYRANYDIARHYRDSVVPLRTKIEEESLLTYNAMITNTFELLADSREKINSILLAVNAKRDFWLAEADLAPAIYGGGAGAATGETEVAAAAENRGGGH